DNA from uncultured Cohaesibacter sp.:
GCAGCTCGATCTGGTGCTCGTGGACGCCAATCTCAAGGAAGGGGAGATCGCGGACATCACGATCAACGCATTGCAATTGCGCCTTGAGGCGTTTTTTCGAACAGCCGGTGAAGGTTGTATTCGAGGCGCTGTACAAGGATATGATGGTCTTCACCGAGTACATCAACGAGGACCGCTTCCGCATCAAGTCCTTCACCCGCAGGCTGCTTACCGAGCACACCCTGGCCAACCACAGCATCAACACCTGCATCATGGGCCTGTGGCTTTACCTGAAAACCCAGAAGGACGAGTACACCCGCCGCAAACTGGACAGGATCACCATGGGACTCCTGTTGCACGACATCGGCATGACCAAGGTGCCCAAATTCATCCTGGACAAACCGAAACCGCTGACCGGCGAGGAACGCGGCAAGGTACTGCAACACGTCATGGACGGCGCGAAACACCTGCACAAGCTCGAACTGGTGTTCGACGAGGTGCAGCAGATCGTCATGGACCACCACGAGAGACATGACGGCTCGGGCTATCCGCGCAAGCTGGCCTCTTCGCAGATCAGCAGCCTCGGTTCCCTCTGCGCCATTGCCGACTCGTTCGCCGCCATGATCTCCACGCGACCGCACGCCCCGGCCCTGACCCCCGTGCAGGCCGTGGAAGCCCTGTACAAGGACATGCGCCGCTACAACGAACGCCTGCTCGGCGCGCTCCACGCCGCCTACATGACCAAAGAGTTGCAGTAGCCCCCCCGCCCCGGCCAGCCGGGCCGTCGCCTTGACTGCCGGCGGCAGGGAGTATACGCAGCAGGGCGGCGCAAGCTGATTTTCGCTGACCCTAACCGCACGGACAGACCATGGTGCAGTTCGATTCTTCCCGCCTGCCCGAGGGCGGCTGCGTGACGCTCATAGGCATGGCCGGAGCAGGCAAGTCCACCCTGGGCCGCCTGCTGGCGCGCGCCATCGGCTGGGCGCAGCTGGACACGGACCAATTGCTTGAAGCGTTTTTCGGAACGCGGTTGCAGGATGTTTTCGACACATTGGGCCGCGAGGCCTTTGTGGCGGCCGAGGAACTGGTCGTCGCCCGCCTCAGGGTGGCCCACTGCGTCGTGTCCACAGGCGGCAGCGTCATTTACGGCGACGAGGCCGTGGCGCAGCTCAAGCGCCTTGGTCCGGTCGTGTTCCTTCGGGCGGGGCTCGACGCCATCAGCGCCCGCGTGGGCGCGGGCCGGGACCGGGGTTTGGCCATTGCGCCGGGCCAGACCGTGCAGGATCTCTACGCCGAGAGGCTGCCATTGTACGAGGCGGCTGCGGATTTCACCGTGGACACGGACACCAACACCCCGCAGCAGGCAGCGGACGCCGTGCTCGCATGGCTGCGCGGAGAAGCATGAAACCCAAGAAGAGCAACCCCTTCATTCGTCTGGCGGCCCTGTACAAGCGCATGGGCGAAGCATACGCCGGCGTGGCCTCGCCCATCGCCTTCGGTTGCGGCGGCTGTGCAAGCAACTGCTGCGTCAGCTATTTCCAGCACCACACCTCTATTGAGTGGGCGTACCTCTGGCAGGGCATGCGGGGACTGCCCAAGGACCGGCGGGAGACCTATCTGCGCCGCGCCGAAGATTATGTGCGGCGAGCCGACGCCCTGGTGGCCGAGGGCATGGTTCCGGGCATCATGTGCCCGCTCAACGACGACGGCCTGTGCGGCCTGTATTCCCACCGCCTCATGATCTGCCCGCCCTGCACGGCACCGGCCATTTTGTGCTGCGTCCCACGGGCGAGCCCACCACCTATCCGGGCTGCTTTCGCTACGAAGAGCAGGCCAAGGCCGCAGGGCACACCCGCCTGCTCGACCGCACGCCGCTCTACCGGGAACTGGCCGCGTTGGAGATGGCGTTTGTGGGCAAGGCCATGGGCCGCATGCCCAAGGTGGACTTGACGCTGGCGCAGATGTTGGTGCAAGGTCCGCCCAAGATGCTTTAAGAGTTGCCCGCGAGGCATGATCGCGTGCCGCGCACGAAAACGCCAAAGGTTTGCATGAAAATCCGCCCCGTCCTTGCCTGTCTTCTTGCCCTCGTCCTCCTGGCGGCGGGCTGCTCTTACATGAGTGTGCGCCATCTCAAGCGCGTGCCCTTCACCGTGGACGGCGAGCAGACCCTGACCATGAAATTCTGGCGTTTTTCCTACCGCAGCATGCCTCTGACAGCCAAATACGGCGTGGTGGGCGTGGCGTTTCCCGTGGCCAAGGCGCTGCCCGAATGGGCGACCACCATCGATGAACTCTGGCTCGCCGCCTATCTGTGCGACGAGCACGGGCGGGTCATCGCCCGGGACAAGAGCCTCATCATCCGCCTCTCGCGCCTGCTCGATCCCCGCCAGGGAGTGCCCTTCGAGTTCATCCTCGAGCCCGAGGACCTGCCCGGCCCAGGCCCGCTTTTCGTCACCTTCGGCTACCGGGTCGTCGTTTCCGACGGCACGGGCGTCCCTGGAGGCCCCGCGCCGACGGATGCCGCGCCTCCCAAGGATGCCCCGGCCAAGCCCAGGGTGTTTTTCGCCAAAGAAGGGGCCTTGACCCTCTTCTGACCTCATGCCGCATTTTCCCCCTTTGCGCATTGTCTGCCGGACCTACTTGCAGTATGGTGCAGGCAAGACAAGCCGATGCGCGGCCCGCCACACCTGCGTGGCGCCACCGCTTGCATAAGGAGCGCCATGTCCGCCACCTATCTGGTCAAGATTTCCTCAAATACAGCGTCATCTTCAATGAGGGCTCGAAAGGCGACTCCGCGTATCTGCTGAAGGAAGGCCGCGTCGAGCTTTCAAAAGAGATCAACGGCAAGAAAAAGGTGTTGGTCATCCTCAACCCCATCTCCCTGTTCGGCGAAATGGCCATCCTGTTGGGCGACCAGAAGCGCACCGCCGCAGCCGTGGCCCTTGAGGACTGCAAGGTCATTGAGATAAAAAAGGACGACTTTGAGGAGTTTGTCAGGCAGTCGCCGCAGATCATGCAGACCGTGCTCGATGTGCTGGTGCACCGGCTCAAGACCGCCACGGTCAAATCCATGCAGGTGCCAAGCGTCTTCCACGGCGTGTGCCAGATTCTCGACCTGATGGCCATGCACGGCACCCACAACCTGGACTACATGAACACCACCAAGGCCATCGCCCAGTCCTTTGTGCAGCCCGCCGCCAAGGTCAACGCCGTGTTCAACACCCTGGTGCAGCACAACATGATCGAGATGCGCAAAGCCAACGACGGCTCAAAGCGCATCCAGATACTTGAACCGGAAGATTTTGTGGCCAAGGCGGTCAAGCGATTGCGCCAGACGCACGAAAACGAGGATGACGAGGAATAGGACGGCGCGGCGCTATGCAGGCAGAAGGCCCTTTTCCCGCTCATGCGGGCCACGCATCCACCATGCGTTGACGATGCAGTCCTCCGCATCTCTGGGGGGCAACGGCTTGGAATAGTAGTATCCTTGCACGAACTGGCAGTTGAGCGCATGCAGCATGGCAAGCTGCGTGGGATTTTCAACACCCTCGGCACCACTTTCTTGCCCAATATCCGCGCCAGATTGATGATGGTGCGCACGATCTCCTCACCGCTTGAACCCGCCACCGAGGGCTCCATGCGCAGTACAAAGGAGCGGTCCACCTTCAGGGTGTCCACCGGAAACTGGTGCAGGTAGGCCAACGACGAGTACCCTGTGCCAAAGTCGTCCAGGGACAGCAATACACCAATGTCCTTGAGTTCGCGCAGCACCTCCCGGGCCAGGCTGGCCCGCTCCATGACCGCGCTTTCCGTAATTTCCAGTATGAGATTCGCGGCGGGCAGCCCTGTCGCCTCCAAGGCGCGGCGCACCATGTTGGCCACCCCGGGAACCATCAATTGCCTGGGGGACAGATTCACGCTGACCATGGTCCTCGGTCGCTGCGGGAAGGCATCAAGCCAGAGCCTCAGTTGACGGCACGCCTCGTGCAACACCCAACGGCCCACTTCCACGATATCGCCGTTCTCTTCCAGCAGAGGAATGAACTTGGCGGGAGACACTATCCCCTTGCCAGGTTGCTCCCAGCGCACGAGCGCCTCAAAGGCATGCAACTCGCCGGTGACGATATCCACGATGGGCTGGTAGAAGAGCCGATACTCATCCCGCCCCAGGGCATTGTGCAGCATGGTCTCCACTGTCAGACGGTCCATGGCCTCCCTGTGCATGGATGCGTCATAAAAAGCGTACCCCTTGCCAGGGGTCGCCTTGGCGATGTTCATGGCGATGTCCGCGTCGCGCAGCATGGCTTCCGGGGTCGCTCCCCCGCCCCACGGACAGGACGATCCCATGCTGGCGGACACGTAAATGTCGTGCTCCCGTATCTTGCAAGGTGCGGCCAGGGCCTGCTGCAACAACTCCACCTCCATGACCGCCGCCTCGGGGGTGCCGACCTGGGGAAGCAGAATGGCGAAGGAATCCCCGCCCAGACGCGAGCACACGACACTGGAAATCCATACAGACCAAGAGCCGCCTGCTGACGGCCATGAGCACCTCATCACCCACCTGATGCCCCAGGCTGTCGTTGATGACCTTGAACCGGTCCAGATTCATACTCACCACGCAGACCGTGCCGCCGAGCGACTGCGTCGCGGCCAAGATGGCCTTTTCCAGATGGTCGATGAACATGGGCCGGTTGTCCAGCCCGGTCAACGCGTCGTGGCAGGCCTGATGCTGGAGCTTGAATTCCGCGTCCTTGCGCCGGGAGATGTTCTGCATGGAGCCCTCGTACAACAAGGGCCGCCCGTCTATCCCCACCTCGGAACGGGCGTTGATGGACACCCATATGGTGCTGTGATCGGCGCGGGGCACCCGCGCCTCGAAATCGATGACCTGTTTCTGGGAACCCATCTGCTCGCAGAAATCCTCATACCTGTCGGGATCACGGAACAGGAGATGAGGTGCCCCGCCAGGCACGGCGCTCATGGCCTCAAAGGATTCGTACCCCAGCATGCGCACAAAGGCGGGGTTGCCGCTCACCAGATGCCCGAGGGGAGTGAACTGGAACATGCCCTCCACGGCATGATCGAAAATGGACTTGAACTTCTCCTCGGTTTCCACCAGCTTCCATTGGTCTCCCTTCAGGTCGCCGATATCCTCCACCACCCCCTCCAGCACGGCCTGCTCGCCCATGACCATGCGCCACGCCGCGATGCGCACCCATATGAGCTCGCCCTTGCCGTTAAAAACCTGGGTCTCATAGTCGACAACCTTGCCGTGAGCCGCGACATCCTGGGTCAACCGGTCCCAGTCGCCAGGTGCGACGAACAGGTCCGCCCCCATATTCCCCGCAGCGGTAAGAAGTTCCTGAGGCGAGGCATAGCCGAAAATAGTTGCCAGGGCGGGGTTGGCCGCCAGCAGCACGCCCTCGGTGGTGCAGGAAAAAATGCCGGTCACGGCGTTGTCGAACAGGGATTGGTAGGCGGTTTCGGCCTTGCTGAGCCGTGTATTATCCAACACGACGACTTCGAGATACCGCTGCTCGTCCTTGTCTCGGACAACATGGCAATGCGCCAGCACCGGACAGCGGGAGCCGTCGCGACGCAGCAGGTCGATTTCAAGGGCCTGGGCTTGCGCCGCGCCAACCTGCCCCAACAGCCGCGCAGCGTCTCCCGGCGCGGCGAAAAGCGCGTCGCTGGTGGTCACCACCTCGAGAAGGGCTGAGGCGTCGGGATAGCCCAGCATGTGGGCCAGGGTATTATTGGCACGCACGACACGGCCATTGGGCATTGCGCAAAACAGCCCCCAAAGGGCTATATCATGCTGCGCCTCATCGCGTTGTCCGTCATCGGTTTTCCGCATTTTTTCATATTGCGATATACGTCACCACAAGTCAACAAAAGGTTTCCCGTCACCACAGCGGCCTGGGCCAGGACGCCGGTAGCCAGCGAAGCCGGACGAGGATGGGCCGGGCCGAAAAATAGCGTCACCGCAGCCTGGGCTCCGTTTTTTTCTTGACAATACGGGCTCCACCCGCCTAGAAAATTTCCTCTTGGCGATCGGACGGTATTCGCGTCCTTGCCACGGCCTTGAATGGAGAGGTGTCCGAGTTGGCCGAAGGAGCTCGCCTGCTAAGCGGGTAAACGGGCTTAAACCTGTTTCGAGGGTTCGAATCCCTCCCTCTCCGCCAGAAATCAAGGGGTTACGGTAAACACCGTAGCCCCTTTTTTATTACCGTTGCGCCGTGGCCCGGCGGCAGGCCCCCTGACATGCCCCTTTTGCGTATGCGTCGCCCCTGCCCTGTCTCGTGGCGTTTCCCCCCACAAAAAAAAGTGCGCCGCCACAGCGCACGCACCTTGCCCTTCCGTTTCGCGTCGCCAGGATCAGCCTTCCGGCTCTCCATCGCAACGTTCCGGGTCCGCGTGCCCCAGGGGCACATGATGAGCTGGCGGTAGATGAACACCGACACCGGCACGCCAAGGATCATGCCCCACAAGCCCGCCAGGTGGTGCGCCACAAACAGGATGATCAGCGTGACCACCGGGCTGATCTTGAACACCGCTGAAAAAATGCGGGGATTGAACACATAGGTCTCGAACAGATGCACCACGCAGACCATGCCCACGGCCCACAGCATGCGTTCCACTCCGCCGCTGTTGAAGGCCAGCAGCATGATGGGCAGGGTGGAGATGAGCATGCCCAGCACCGGATGAGCCCGGCCGTGAACACGATGACCGACAGCAACACGATGGGGAAATGCCCAGCGCCCACAGCCCCGCGGCGGTGAGCACCGTGTTGCAGCAGGAAATGAGAAACTGCGCCCTGAACCCCTCGCCCACGAAAACGCCGAACTGCACCACACGATCCACGGTCTCCATATAGAAATCCTGGATGCGGCTGTGCTGCAACGCGGCGAACCGCTCTTTCAGGTGCGGATAATCGAGCAGGATGAGAAAGCTGAACAAGGTGCCGAGCAGGAAAAACGACACGAATCCCGTCACCTGGTTGATGGAGGCCATGGCGATGGCGACCAGTTTGTCGCCGTCGATGCCGG
Protein-coding regions in this window:
- a CDS encoding HD domain-containing phosphohydrolase; the encoded protein is MVFTEYINEDRFRIKSFTRRLLTEHTLANHSINTCIMGLWLYLKTQKDEYTRRKLDRITMGLLLHDIGMTKVPKFILDKPKPLTGEERGKVLQHVMDGAKHLHKLELVFDEVQQIVMDHHERHDGSGYPRKLASSQISSLGSLCAIADSFAAMISTRPHAPALTPVQAVEALYKDMRRYNERLLGALHAAYMTKELQ
- the thrB gene encoding homoserine kinase, which encodes MVQFDSSRLPEGGCVTLIGMAGAGKSTLGRLLARAIGWAQLDTDQLLEAFFGTRLQDVFDTLGREAFVAAEELVVARLRVAHCVVSTGGSVIYGDEAVAQLKRLGPVVFLRAGLDAISARVGAGRDRGLAIAPGQTVQDLYAERLPLYEAAADFTVDTDTNTPQQAADAVLAWLRGEA
- a CDS encoding cyclic nucleotide-binding domain-containing protein, which translates into the protein MVQARQADARPATPAWRHRLHKERHVRHLSGQDFLKYSVIFNEGSKGDSAYLLKEGRVELSKEINGKKKVLVILNPISLFGEMAILLGDQKRTAAAVALEDCKVIEIKKDDFEEFVRQSPQIMQTVLDVLVHRLKTATVKSMQVPSVFHGVCQILDLMAMHGTHNLDYMNTTKAIAQSFVQPAAKVNAVFNTLVQHNMIEMRKANDGSKRIQILEPEDFVAKAVKRLRQTHENEDDEE
- a CDS encoding sensor domain-containing diguanylate cyclase; its protein translation is MPNGRVVRANNTLAHMLGYPDASALLEVVTTSDALFAAPGDAARLLGQVGAAQAQALEIDLLRRDGSRCPVLAHCHVVRDKDEQRYLEVVVLDNTRLSKAETAYQSLFDNAVTGIFSCTTEGVLLAANPALATIFGYASPQELLTAAGNMGADLFVAPGDWDRLTQDVAAHGKVVDYETQVFNGKGELIWVRIAAWRMVMGEQAVLEGVVEDIGDLKGDQWKLVETEEKFKSIFDHAVEGMFQFTPLGHLVSGNPAFVRMLGYESFEAMSAVPGGAPHLLFRDPDRYEDFCEQMGSQKQVIDFEARVPRADHSTIWVSINARSEVGIDGRPLLYEGSMQNISRRKDAEFKLQHQACHDALTGLDNRPMFIDHLEKAILAATQSLGGTVCVVSMNLDRFKVINDSLGHQVGDEVLMAVSRRLLVCMDFQCRVLASGRGFLRHSASPGRHPRGGGHGGGVVAAGPGRTLQDTGARHLRVRQHGIVLSVGRGSDPGSHAARRGHRHEHRQGDPWQGVRFL
- a CDS encoding AI-2E family transporter; this translates as MLISTLPIMLLAFNSGGVERMLWAVGMVCVVHLFETYVFNPRIFSAVFKISPVVTLIILFVAHHLAGLWGMILGVPVSVFIYRQLIMCPWGTRTRNVAMESRKADPGDAKRKGKVRALWRRTFFCGGKRHETGQGRRIRKRGMSGGLPPGHGATVIKKGLRCLP